From a single Artemia franciscana chromosome 9, ASM3288406v1, whole genome shotgun sequence genomic region:
- the LOC136031559 gene encoding transcription initiation factor IIA subunit 2-like, whose amino-acid sequence MAYQLYRNTTIGNTLQEVLDEMVQFNQITPLLASKVLLQFDKSINVGLSQKIKNRMSFKASKLNTYRFCDNVWTFMLNDVEFRDMHEVIRGDKVKIVACDGKTAGPSIKEEL is encoded by the coding sequence atgGCCTATCAATTATACAGAAACACGACTATTGGTAATACTTTACAAGAAGTTCTTGATGAAATGGTCCAGTTTAATCAGATAACTCCACTGCTGGCTAGTAAAGTTTTGCTTCAGTTTGACAAATCAATAAATGTTGGACTATCACAGAAAATCAAGAACAGAATGTCTTTCAAGGCAAGCAAACTGAACACATACAGATTTTGTGATAATGTTTGGACATTCATGTTAAATGATGTTGAATTCAGAGATATGCATGAAGTCATCAGAGGggataaagtaaaaattgttgCATGTGATGGAAAAACTGCTGGACCAAGTATAAAAGAAGAATTgtaa